The following are from one region of the Georgenia sp. M64 genome:
- a CDS encoding maleylpyruvate isomerase family mycothiol-dependent enzyme has translation MSDVWPVVHAERAALISDLHPLSAQQWATPSLCPGWDVHDVLAHLVNDARTTRLGFVRDLIAAGLDFDKVNARGVARARSEDPGCTLADFRTVSGRTTSAPAPPATRLVEAFVHGEDIRRPLGIRRHYPPVHVADALRYQARTSVRVGGGKERAERLRMVATDTDLRLGAGDEVHGTAIALLLAVSGRPVGPHELTGPGADALTR, from the coding sequence ATGAGTGACGTCTGGCCGGTCGTCCACGCCGAGCGCGCGGCGTTGATCAGCGACCTGCACCCGCTCTCGGCGCAGCAGTGGGCCACCCCGTCGCTGTGCCCGGGCTGGGACGTCCACGACGTCCTGGCGCACCTCGTCAACGACGCCCGGACGACCCGCCTGGGATTCGTGCGCGACCTGATCGCCGCCGGCCTCGACTTCGACAAGGTCAACGCCCGCGGTGTCGCCCGGGCGCGGTCCGAGGACCCCGGCTGCACGCTGGCGGATTTTCGGACGGTGAGCGGACGTACCACGAGTGCGCCGGCGCCGCCGGCCACCCGGCTCGTGGAGGCGTTCGTCCACGGGGAGGACATCCGCCGCCCGCTGGGCATCCGTCGCCACTACCCACCGGTCCACGTGGCCGACGCGCTGCGCTACCAGGCGAGAACCAGTGTCCGGGTCGGCGGCGGCAAGGAACGGGCCGAGCGGCTGCGGATGGTGGCCACCGATACGGACCTCCGCCTCGGCGCGGGCGACGAGGTGCACGGGACGGCCATCGCCCTGCTCCTGGCGGTCTCCGGCCGGCCGGTGGGTCCGCACGAGCTCACCGGTCCAGGTGCTGACGCCCTGACGAGGTAG